One Georgenia wutianyii DNA segment encodes these proteins:
- a CDS encoding allophanate hydrolase-related protein → MSATATGPRLKWWTKGDWNGLFGLGTNVLLNVIVLTGLCLTVVQIPGDTVYGRILPALGIALPLGNIWYAILARRLARRENRTDVTALPYGPSVPHTFIVVFVVMLPVALSTGDPLAAWRAGLTWAFIIGVIVLLGAMFGPWLRKITPRAALLGALAGISITFISMSPAAQMWQAPWIAFVALGFILVGWLANRPMPFGVPVGLLAVIVSTVIAWIAVAAGWSGILEPSAVSQAVSDLALRLPFPTGDVITGMADIAPLLASAIPLGIYNFTEGMTNVESAAAAGDRYSARQVLAADGLGAIIGSFLGSPFPPAVYIGHPGWKAVGGRIGYSLATGVVVAVVCFTGVVGLFLAVFPMQALVPVLLYIGLVIGAQAFNVNARRYAPAIVLAMIPSIAEWATGQINNALSSAGTTAQEVGIDVLVANGVVYDGLHLLGQGAVLVGILVGAIACFVIDRRMYAAAITAGIAAVLSFFGLINAVEVAVNASPGVTIGYLFLGIVLAGFGWKERHDTDRPLDDEVLFVNGTLMRGLELHDNLTGAEFVEETATAPRYRVHTIGDVHPGMYEVGPGETGASISGELYLVPTEVLLKVIEGEPPGLYRGPVELADGRVVPGILFGRERAEQHPEITSHGGWRQYRAATATVPR, encoded by the coding sequence ATGAGCGCCACCGCGACCGGTCCCCGCCTGAAGTGGTGGACCAAGGGCGACTGGAACGGCCTGTTCGGCCTCGGCACCAACGTCCTGCTCAACGTCATCGTCCTCACCGGGCTGTGCCTCACGGTCGTCCAGATCCCCGGCGACACCGTCTACGGCAGGATCCTGCCCGCCCTGGGCATCGCGCTGCCGCTCGGCAACATCTGGTACGCGATCCTCGCCCGCCGCCTCGCCCGCCGGGAGAACCGCACCGACGTCACCGCGCTGCCCTACGGGCCGAGCGTGCCGCACACCTTCATCGTCGTCTTCGTCGTCATGCTGCCCGTCGCGCTGTCGACCGGTGACCCGCTCGCCGCCTGGCGCGCCGGCCTCACCTGGGCGTTCATCATCGGCGTCATCGTCCTCCTCGGGGCGATGTTCGGTCCCTGGCTGCGCAAGATCACCCCCCGTGCCGCCCTCCTCGGCGCCCTCGCCGGTATCTCCATCACCTTCATCTCGATGAGCCCGGCCGCTCAGATGTGGCAGGCCCCCTGGATCGCCTTCGTCGCCCTCGGCTTCATCCTCGTCGGGTGGCTGGCCAACCGGCCGATGCCCTTCGGCGTCCCGGTCGGGCTGCTCGCCGTCATCGTCTCCACCGTCATCGCGTGGATCGCCGTCGCCGCCGGCTGGTCGGGCATCCTCGAGCCCAGCGCCGTCTCCCAGGCGGTGAGCGACCTCGCGCTCCGGCTGCCCTTCCCGACCGGCGACGTCATCACCGGCATGGCGGACATCGCCCCGCTGCTCGCCTCGGCCATCCCGCTCGGCATCTACAACTTCACCGAGGGCATGACCAACGTCGAGTCCGCCGCCGCCGCCGGCGACCGGTACTCCGCCCGCCAGGTGCTCGCCGCCGACGGCCTCGGCGCGATCATCGGCTCCTTCCTCGGCTCACCCTTCCCGCCTGCCGTCTACATCGGCCACCCGGGCTGGAAGGCCGTCGGCGGCCGGATCGGCTACTCCCTGGCCACCGGCGTCGTCGTCGCGGTCGTCTGCTTCACCGGGGTGGTCGGCCTGTTCCTCGCCGTCTTCCCGATGCAGGCGCTCGTCCCGGTGCTCCTCTACATCGGTCTGGTCATCGGGGCGCAGGCGTTCAACGTCAACGCCCGCCGCTACGCGCCGGCCATCGTCCTGGCGATGATCCCGAGCATCGCCGAGTGGGCCACCGGCCAGATCAACAACGCGCTGTCCTCCGCGGGCACCACCGCCCAGGAGGTCGGCATCGACGTCCTCGTCGCCAACGGCGTCGTCTACGACGGCCTGCACCTGCTCGGCCAGGGCGCCGTGCTCGTCGGCATCCTCGTCGGTGCCATCGCCTGCTTCGTCATCGACCGGCGGATGTACGCCGCGGCGATCACCGCCGGCATCGCCGCCGTACTCTCCTTCTTCGGCCTCATCAACGCGGTCGAGGTCGCGGTCAACGCCTCCCCGGGTGTCACCATCGGCTACCTGTTCCTCGGCATCGTCCTCGCCGGGTTCGGGTGGAAGGAGCGGCACGACACCGACCGCCCGCTCGACGACGAGGTGCTCTTCGTCAACGGCACCCTCATGCGGGGCCTGGAGCTGCACGACAACCTCACCGGCGCGGAGTTCGTCGAGGAGACGGCCACCGCACCCCGCTACCGGGTGCACACCATCGGCGACGTCCACCCGGGCATGTACGAGGTCGGGCCCGGCGAGACCGGCGCCTCGATCAGCGGCGAGCTCTACCTCGTCCCCACCGAGGTGCTCCTCAAGGTCATCGAGGGGGAGCCGCCCGGGCTCTACCGCGGCCCCGTCGAGCTCGCCGACGGGCGGGTGGTGCCCGGAATCCTCTTCGGGCGGGAGCGCGCCGAGCAGCACCCCGAGAT